ATTGTTTTACCATAATCTAAAACCAAAACTCTATCGCAAAGCTTGTTTACAAATTTCATATCATGTTCTATAAGCAACACGCTAATCTTATAATCTTTTCTTAATTTAAAAATAAGTTCTGCAAGCTCATCGCTTTCTGCTCCATTCATTCCAGCAGCTGGTTCGTCAAGCAAAAGGAGTCTTGGACTTGTCGCCATAGCTCTTGCAATCTCTACTTTTCTTTGTTGTCCATAGCTCAAACTCGTAGCCTTTTCTTGTGCAAGCTCCGCAATACCAAGTTCTTCTAAAAGCTCATAAGCCTTAGTTTGAAATTCTTTTTCTACTTTTCTAAAACGCCCAAAATGTAAAAAAGCTTCAAAAATACTATACTTCATTTGATGATTAAAACCTATTAATACATTTTCTAACACATTCATACTTGAAAAAAGGCGTATGTTTTGAAAGGTTCGCGCTATCCCCAAATGCACTATTTTATGTGGTTTTAAATGATCTATCCTTTGATTTTTAAAAAAAACCTTACCGCTTGTAGGTTTATAATTTCCGGTAATAATATTAAAAAGTGTAGTTTTTCCAGCACCATTTGGTCCAATAAGTCCAAAAATTTCACCCTCATTGATACAAAAAGAAGTTTCATTTATAGCTTTTACTCCACCAAAGCTCTTAGAAATTTTTTCCAAATTAAGTATCATTGTTTTCTCCCATTTTTAGGGTTTTTCTTAAATTTCAAAAAGTCTAAAAGCTCTTTATCTCCCATTAAACCTTTTCGTGCAAAAAGCATAACAAGAATAAGCGCCAATGAAAAAACAACCATTCTAAGTCCTGGTCTTGCTTCAGTTTGATAACCAAAAATATTCATACTTTCATCTAAAAATCTTAGCCATTCACTTCCACCTATTACCAAAACAGCTCCAATAATTGCCCCAGTTGTTGATCCTAGTCCGCCCAAAACAATAATAATCAATAATTGAAAAGTTAGCAAAAAGTCAAATTGTTCCGGAGAAACAGAAGCTAAAAAGTATGCCAAAAGTCCGCCACCTACGCCTTCTAAAAACGCCGAAGTGCCAAAAGCTAATGTTTTAATCCAAAAAGTATGAATTCCCATCGCACTAGCGGCATCCTCATCATCTCTTATGGCTTTCATAGCTCTACCGTATTTTGAATAGGTAATATTTAAAATAAGAATAACAGAAATAATTGCTATACCACCTGTCCAATAAATAAGATCTGAAGACTTAGGCAAATCACTAGAGCTTAAAGTAAGCCCCAAAGAACCATTGGTTATTGAAGGAAAATTAATTGCCAAAAGCTTAATGATAATACCAAAACCTAAAGTTACAATAGCCAAATAATCCCCTCTTACGCGAAAAACAGCAAAAGAAAGAATAAAAGAAAGCAAACAAGAAAAAAATCCAGCCGCCAATAAAGCTAAAATAAAATTTGGAGAATGAAAAGCTAAAATAAAAGTGCTTGGATCCTCTAATGAAAATTGATCGATTTTACTTTCGCTATTTAAAAGCAACAAGGCTGTTACATAAGCTCCTATGGCTACAAAACCATTGGGCTCGAGTGAAAATTGCCCTGTAACTCCGTTGATAAGATTGTAACTGATAGCCAAAATAATAAAAATAGCAATATTGCTTAATATTCTTTCTCCATAATCATCAAAAAAATACGGAGAAACAATAATAAAAGCGATAGCAATAATTAAAAATAATAAATGAAAAAACTTGTTTTCAATTTTAGTGAAATCCATATTTAAAACCTACTTTTTTCAAAATTAATACCCAAAATTCCTGTGGGTTTAAAGAGTAAAATAAATACCAAGAAAATAAAAGCGAAAGCATCTTTAAATCCTGCCATTTCTGGAATTAAAGCCACGAAAACAACTTCGGTAAAACCAATGATTAATCCGCCTAAAACCGCACCTACAACCGACCCAATACCTCCTAAAACCGCAGCTGCAAAAGCTTTAAGTCCTATTAAAGTTCCCATAGTAGGATCAACGGAAGGATAACTACTTGCCCAAAAAACACCGCCAACTGCAGCCAAAGCAGAACCCAAAGCAAATACAATAGCAATAATTTTATTTGCATCAATTCCCATTAAATTTACAGTATGTATATCAAAAGCTAAAGCTCTAATGGCAATACCATACTTGCTTTTATAAAGTATAAAAAGCACAATAAGTAAAATTAATAAAGTTAAAATTGGTATTACTATATTAATCACGCTCATACTAATACTACCAAAATTTATCACCTCTTGAAGGTATTCAGGAACTTCAAAAAATCTTGGTGTAGAACCAAAAAACATATTGAAAAGATTTTGTATCAAATAACTAATACCAATAGCTGTAATAAGCAAAGAAATCCGAGGAGCTTTTCTTAAGGGTTTATAGGCAATTTTATCAATAGCTATACCCACACAAGCTGCAAAAATCATCGCCAAAGATAAGGCCCCTAAAAAAGGGACTCCCATAGAAGTCACGCAAAAAAGTGCAGCATATGCACCCACCATCATAATATCGCCATGTGCAAAATTTATAAGTCTTAAAACACCATAAACCATTGTATAACCTATGGCAATAAGTGCATACATACTGCCAAGACTAAAACCATTAATAAGTTGTTGAATTAATAAAGTAGAATCCATTTTTTTCCTAAGGGTTAATTAAATCTTTATAACTTTGTTTTTGATTTTTAATTTCTTTTACTACTACTGATCTAGTCGCATTGCCACTTTTATCAATGCTTATAACTCCGCTTACACCTTCATAATTATTGGTTTGATGAATTTTATCATTGACACAAGCTGGAGTGAGATTATCAATACAACGATTCATTGCATCAAACATTACAAAATATGCATCTGCACCCATTGCTGAAAAATTAGGCACTTCTTTAGAACCTTTAACTTTCGAATAAGCACCGATAAATTCTTTACTAAGCTTAGTAGGAGGGTTGTTATAATCAAAACTATCAGTAAAAATATAACCTTCGCTTGCATCTTGTGCAAGTTTAACAAAAGTCTCATCTGCTACGCCATCAGCTGAACCCATAGGCAATTTAAGTCGTGCGTTTTGAGCTTGGCGCACAAACAATGAGGCTTCATTATAATAAATTGGCAAATATACAAATTCAGGATTTAGTTTTTGAATTTGAGAAATAATGGCTTTATAATCTTTATCTCCCGAGCTCACACGCAACTTAGCCAAAATTTTACCGCCATTGGCTATAAATTCTTTTTCAAAAGCCTTTGCAAGTCCTAAAGAATAATCTGTCGTTTGATCCATTACAATAACAGCATTTTTATAATGAAGTTTAGAAAAAACATATTTTGCCAAAGATGAACCTTGAAAGCTATCCATAAAACATACACGACTAGAATAATTCTTTTTATTAAGTAATTTATCCCCAGTTGCAGCCGGAGCAATTACGGGTATTTTATTCTCTTCTGCTACTCTCATTACTTGCAAGGTATTAGCCGTTACCATTTCGCCAATAAGACCTATAACTTTATCTTGAGAAACAAGTCTAGTGGCCGCAGTAGAAGATTCTATTTTATCCCCTTTAGTATCTACAACGACGAGATTGATTTTATCTCCGTTTTTAAGAGTATTTTGCATAGAATTTGCAATTTTTATCCCATCAAGCGCACTTTGTCCATAAGCTGCTGTAGCACCAGTTAAGGGCATTACTATACCTATATTAATTTCTTTAGCTTGCAAGCTTAGAGTTAAAGCACAAAGGATAATTAAACCAATTTTTTTCACTTTTAAACTCCTTAAGGATTGATTGTTGTTTTATAAACTTGTTGTTGATTTTTAATTTCTTTTATCACTACTGATCTTGAAGCATTTCCGCTTTTATCAATGCTTATGATACCACCAACTCCTTCATAATTATTGGTTTGATGAATTTTATCATTGACACAAGCTGGAGTAAGATTATCTTTGCATTGATTCATAGCATTAAGCATTACATAATAAGCATCTGCACCCATTGCTGAAAATGCAGGTAAAGCTTTGCTATTTTTTTCTTTTTCATAAGCACTAATAAATTTGCGTCCCAAATTTGTGCTTGGGTTATTATAATCAAAGCTATCAGTAAAAACCACACCATTAACAGCATCACCACCAAGATCGATAAAAGTTTGATTATTTACCCCATCTCCTGCAGAAAATAATTTATCAAAACCTGTTTGTCTTGCTTGTCTTGCAATCAAAGCAGCTTCTGGATGATAAATTGGCATATAAACAAAATCAGGATTTAAACTTTTAAGCTGCGAAGCAATAGCTTTAAAATCTTTATCCCCTGAAGAAATGGTAAGCTTTTTAATAACCTTTCCGCCTTTAGCCTTAAATTCTTTTTCAAAAGCCTTTGCAAGTCCTAAAGAATAAACATTGCTTTGATCTACAATCACAACAACACTTTGCAAACCTAAGTCTTTATAGGCATAAGTAGCAAATTTATCTCCTTGAAAACTATCCATAAAACACACACGACTTGCATAAGTTTTTTTATCTAAAAGCTTATCTCCTGAAGCTACTGGGGCAATAACTGGAACTTTTTTATCTTCAGCAATAGAAATAACTTGCATGGTATTTGGAGTAACAGCCTCTCCAATAAGTCCTACAACCTTATCTTGAGAAATAAGTCTTGTAGTCGCAGTTGAAGTTTCAATTTTATCCCCTTTAGTATCTACAACTACCAATTTTACTTTATCTCCATTGTCCAAAGTAGGATTAAGTTTATTGGCAAGCTCAATACCTGTATAAACATCCTGTCCATAAGCCGCTAAAGATCCTGTTAAAGGCAATACAATACCTAAATTAACTTCTTTACCATAAGCTAAATTAGCCAAAAGTAAAGCACCTAATAACAAACTTCTTTTTTTCATAAAATCTCCTTAATTAAAATTAATCATTTAATAAAAGTTCCGTGTTTTGTTTTTTTCTCAGGCTCTTCTTCAAGCAAGTCTTTTGCTTGCATCTCTATAGCAAAATTCCCACCCTTTAAATAAGCAATAATATAATTCATCTCATCATGACTTAAAGAATTTGCATAAGGTAGCATTTGAATTCTTGTAGCAGACTGTTCTCCACTTGCATTAGTCGTATAATCAATCAATGCTGATTTAATATCAGCAGGCTCCATATTGCGAAGTATTCTTGAACCAGCAACAATTTTTTCCCCATTATCGCCATGACAAATATGGCATTTTTTTTCAAAATACAATTCCTTTGCCTTAGCCATATCATAACTAGCACCATCAAAAGTATAAGAAAATAGAGATTTTAAACTAATCCCAAAACCAAAAGTAAAACAAATAATGAGTATAAACAATATACGAAACATAAAAAACCTTTTATAAAATAAACGCAATTATATAAAAAAATGATAACAATTTCTATCTTTTATTTAATAGTGATATTTGTAGTAGCACGATTAGATTTCTTATTATTTTGCTTTAAATTTCCCTTAACTCTTTGATTTTCATAGCGATAACGAATAGTTCCCGAAACTTCTACATCTTCAAACACATCATCTAAAGGGGTAGCATGTGCAAAAGTGCTTAATATAAAAATAGAGATGGTGCACAAAATGATTCTTTTCATCATTTTCTCCTTATATTTTTAAACTTCAAAGATTATACCAAAAGAAATATTAACTTGATATTTGAAAATAAATTTTCATCTTGTTTTTCTTTAAGCGTGTATTTTGATATTGCTTAAAGTTGATTTTGATACAATTAGATATTTTTAAGTATTACACAAAAAGGTTAAAAATGCTGATTTTAGGACACAAGCTCGTAGAAAGTAAAAATTTTACTTTTGTTAAAGAATTTACAAAAAATACTGATGAAATTTTTTGCATAAAATACAATGAAAAATTAATACAAAAATTAAAAACAAATCACAAAGAATTTGCAATATTTATAGAAAATAAAAATGAAATTTTTCTCGCCAATGCCTTGGGTGCCAAATTTCTAATTTTTAAAGATAAAAATCTAGCCAAATTTGCCGTTAAAGTAGCCGAATTTTATCTTTTTGATAGTAAAATTTTATTTTTAGTTGATGATTTTAAAAATTTAGAAGAATTTTATGAACTTGGCGTAGATGGTGTGATTTTAAAAACTTTTATACGAAATTTCAGCTAATTCTTCTAAAGAGTGGTTGGCTATTTTGTCATAATCAAAACCTTCTTTTTTTATATAATCAAGAAAGGTTTTCTCCATAATTTTACTCGCAGTAACAATTTCTTTTGACAATGTAAAACTCATTGCTTCTATGCGTTTTGGAATACAAGCTAAAATTTGTGTTTGAGGTAAGTCTCCCATAAGCTCCACATATTGCAAGGTTTGAAGCATTTCCACCTCATGAGCACTTCCGCTCCAATTAATTTTTTTAGGCATCGCATCATAAGGAAAGAAAAATACATCGCCAATCTTACCATCGTCAGCATCAATACAATCAAGCACTATCATCTTATCATACTCTGCGATAATATAGCTTAATTGCAAAGCTAAAGTTCCACCATCAACAAAATCTAAAATATGAGTTTTGTGAGTGAATTTATAGTTTTTTTCCAAAAGCTTGCAAAGATGAACACCTAAGCCTTCATCTGCAAACATAATATTCCCTATACCCAATACAAGAAATTTCAATTTTTCTCTTCTTTTTTCTCGAATTTATATCCACTAACAATGGCATCAAGTGCACCATTTCTTCCTTTTATGGCATTAAAAATTGCCATATAAATATGCACAAATACAAAAATAATAATAATCCACATCAATATCCTATGCAAAGTCCTAACTTCAGCCAAACCACCCATCATTGCTTCAATAGGTCTTAAGATGCCATATAAAAATCCGCCCAAGCCCTCATGATAAACATGGGTGTATAAAATAAGCCCCGTAACAATAATGCCCATTATAATGATATAAAAGAAAAAATAAGTTACAAATTGCAAAGGATTATAAACCCCTTTTAAATGTGGATGTTTTCCCAAAAATAAATAAAATTTAATTTGTTCTATCCATAATTTTGGACTGAAAATATCTCGCACGCTTACACGCTCTTTATGACTTAATTTATCAAAAAAGAAAAGATAAATTTTAAAAATAACACAAGCAATGAGTACAAAACCTGCCACTTGATGGGCTAAACGGTATTTTGCCTGCATAAAATTAACAGGCTCACCATTGCTAATAGGACTTTGAAAAACATAAGATAAATAAAAACCAGTTCCTACCAAAATAACAATAGCAACCGCTCTTATCCAATGCGTTAAACGTAAACCTATGCTAAATTCATATTCAGCTTTTCTTTGCAATTTTTCTTCTTGGTTTTGCATAAAAGCTCCTTTTATAAATTTACATTTACTTTGTATTCGCTTAGATTATTTCCCTTAGTATCCATTACATGTACCGCGCAAGCAATACAAGGATCATAAGAGTGAATTTTTCTAATGATTTCAAGTGGTTGTTTTACATCAGCGATCTTAAGTCCTATCAAACACTGCTCATAACTTCCACCTATACCGTTAGCATCTTTTGGGCTTGCATTCCAAGTAGAAGGCACTACAGCTTGCCAATTTTCAATCACACCATTTTTAATTCTACACCAATGACTTAGCGTTCCACGAGGCACATGTCCCATATAACGACCTTTGTATTCTTTGGTATTATCAATCACATAAGGAGCACAAGTGCTTTCATCGACTTTCAAATTTTCTACCAAATTATTAAACGCTCTTAAAGCATTGTTTGCAACGATTTTTGCCTCTATACAACGCGCGGCAGTTCTTCCAAGCGTACTAAATACTGCATTTAATGGCAAACCCGTTTCTTTTAAGAACTCATCGACCACAGGAATAACATTTTTATTGCCCTTAGCATAATTTACCACTATATTTGCTAATGGGCCAACCTGCATAGGATTTCCTTCATAACGAGGAGCTTTAATCCAGCTGTATTTTCCTTTGGTATCAAACACTTTTGAAGTTACATTTTTACCATGATGATCGATACTCTCGCCCTCTACAAGTCCTGTATAATTTGGATTTGTCTTGCCATCATATGGATGAAGTGCCTCATTATCTTTATACCAAGAATGTGTTGCTTCTTCAGTGATTTTATCCTCTTCTACTTCATAAACTTTGCTTATATCGCCATTTTTAATGATTCCACTTTCAAACAACCACTCATTTTTGCCGAGCTGAAACTCTTGGAAAGTATAAAGATTATTTACCCCAATATCATTTAAAACACTAGCTTCGTTAGCATAAGCTTTTCCAGCCATTACAAGATCAGGATAATAAGCACGATTAACAAAATCTTGCACTTCTTTAAATTTTTCCATATATTCGCCCATTCTTGAAGGACTTAAAAGATCCATAACACAAGTTACACCACCAACGGTTAAGCTTTGAGGATGAGGGTTTTTAGCCCCAAAAATTGCCATACATTGTGCAATAATTCTTTGAATTCTTAAACATTCTAAATAATGCGAAAGAACAATTAAATTTTGCTCTGGAGTTAAACGATAAGTTGGATGTCCATAGTAAGCATTAGCAAAAGGTCCTAAATTTCCTTTATCTACAAAAGCTTTAAGTCTTTGCTGCACTTCAAGCAATTTGTCTGCACCTGTGGCATAAGGATTTGGAGTGTATTTAAAAGCTTCATCGCTTGCTTTTTTAACATCGGCACTCAAAGCGCTCACAACATCAGCCCAATCAAGTCCGTGAAGTTGATAAAAATGCACGATATGATCATGCAAGAAAAGCGCTGCATTCATCAAAGTTCTAGTTAAAAGCGCATTAAGTGGCGGAGTGATACCTAAAGCATTTTCAACCGCAACAATACCTGCTTTATAATGTGAAAAAGTACAAACTCCACAAATTCTTTGAGTCATAAAACCCGCATCTCTTGGATCACGACCTTTTACAATGGTTTCTATTCCACGCCACAAAGTAGAACCTGCATAAGCTTCTTTAACCACATTGTTTTCATCAACAACAACCTCAACTCTTAGATGTCCTTCAATTCTTGTAATTGGATCTACTATTATTCTTTGACTCATTTTTATTCCTCATTTTTTTTCATAGAAGCAATAACTGCATGTGCTGCAATCGCAACACCAGTAAGTGTTAAAACACCTATGCCGATTTTATCTGACACGCTATCAGCACCAAGTCCAAAAACCGTATCAAATTTATGGCTTGCCATTGGTTCTTCAAATGGTCCCATAGTATCCCAAAAATTTGGCTCAGAGCAACCTATACAACCATGTCCTGCTTGGATAGGCCAAGAAGTGTGCTGATTAAATCTTTCTCTAGAACAGTTGTTAAAAGTATAAGGTCCTTTGCAACCCACTTTATAAAGACAATAACCATTTTTTGCGCCTTCATCGCCAAAGCTTTGCACAAATTCACCCGCATCAAAATGTCCGCGTCTTTCGCAAAGATCATGAATTCTTAAACCATAAGCCCATTTTGGTCTATTATAAACATCAAGTGCCGGCAACTCACCAAAAAGAAGATAATGCAAAACATTTCCGACTATATTTTTTTCACTTGGCGGACAACCTGGAACATTAATCACAGTCTTGCTTGTTACCTTACTTAAAGGCTGAGCATTGCTTGGATTTGGTCTTGCAGCTTGAATTCCACCAAAACTAGAACAGGTCCCTATAGCAAAAATAGCCAAAGCATTCTCACTTGCCATTTTTGAAAGCTCATAGCCTGTCTTTCCATGTGGTCCTATGGTTAAAAAATGTTCAGTATCACCCATAGGAATACCGCCTTCAACCATTAAAATGTATTTGTTTTTATATTTTTCAATAGCACTTTCTAAATTTTCTTCAGCTTGCCAACCCGCAGCAGCCATAATAGTTTCATGATATTCTAAAGAAATATAATCAAAAATTAAACTATCAATCGTTGGTGTATCGCTTCTTAGCAAACTTTCACTACAGCCCGTGCATTCAGCCATATGAAGCCAAACCACCGGAAGTCTATCGGCTAATTCCGCGGCTTTTGCTACCATAGGAGTTAAACTTGCCGGCAAAGCCAAAAATGCCGTCATAGCTCCTGCCCATTTCATAAAATCTCTTCTTGTAAAACCTGATTTTTCTAAGGCTTGTGTAATGGAAGAATCGTTTTTTAAAGAAGGAAGTTTTTCCAACTCATTAAGACGAGTTTGTAGATGATGAAAGTCTAGCATAATTATTCCTTTTTGACTTAAAATACTCAAACAATATGATAAGACATTTTAAGTTAATTTAAGTTTAAAAATAAAGAATTGTTTTGATAAATATAAAAGAGTTAGTAAGCATTCATATAGTTAATAGATTAAACAAAATTCAACAAATATCTTAAGGTGAAAAGTCTTGACACAAGAACACTAAGCTTATATATCTTTTAGTAATTCACTTAAATAATCAATAGCCTTGTTTTTCCTCGCCCTAAAATGTGCCTCACTTTCAGCTTGTCCCATAAATAAGCCTTTTTGAATAGAATTAGATTTTAGAATATCAATCATATCATTGATACTCTTTTTTTTGCTCAATAACGCTAGAATTAACCAATTTATCATTATAATCTTTAATGCGAACATCTCCATTTTTTCTAAAATTTATAATAAACTGACTTTCCCAAACAAAGCCAACTAAATTCACATATTCTTCTGTGGATAATTCTTTCTCCGCCTTATCTAAAGCATTATCAAGAACACTTTTGTTTCGGCATTTTTACTTGCATAAAAATTATTTTGTGCATATAAAGCTGCATAAGAATGATTTGTAATTTTCATGGAATTTACCTTTTATTAATGCCTATTTTGCAAAACAGCTAATGACTTACATTGCCATCGCAAGCAAAAATTATTCCGTATAGAAAATATTTTATAAAAGCTCACAAACCCTTTTTAAGCTTTCGTATTAAAAATCTAGCAGGATGAATAGCATGAGTAAAACTTTTAAATAAGCCTAAAGGCTCATTACAAATCAAAGCACAAATGTATCTTGCACCTAAAATTGCTGTGCTAAATCCTCTTGAACCATGGGCAAAATCAAGATATAAATTCTCAATATTTTGTGGCAAAATTTGTGGCTTATCTTTAGTCCATAATAAAGCCTTATAAGATTTTTTATAAAACTCCTCATCATAAGCTGGACCAATAATGGCAAATCTATCGCTTGAATAAGATCTAAAAGCAACCTTAGCACCTTGCACGACAAGCTTTTCATTGCCTTGTAAAAATTCCTTGATATTTTGGATATTTTCCTCATTATCTTTTTGCGTAGGATTTATATCCTCATTTAGCCTATCATAAGTCGCGCCAATTAATTGCAAATCATTTTTTATAGGCGTAATATAAGCTTTTGAAGATAAGGCAAATTTTGTATCTAAAAAAGGCTTTAAAAGCGTGACTTGCCCGCGAACTTTACTTAAATTCATCGCTTCATAAGAAAGTATTTTTTTAGTATCCGCACCGCTAGCATAAATGAGTATATCAAAGCCGCTTTTGCTATTTTGCGTATTAAAATGCAAGGAAAATTTATTATCATCTTTTGTAAAATGCATAAATTCATAACCAAAGTGTATTTTAGCACCACTAAGTCTTAAAAGCTCACTTACAATCGTTTTTGGTTCGATAACACCGCCATCTTCCAAAAAAGCTCTATTATCACAAATTTGAAACAAAACATTATCTTTTTGTAAATCAAAACGCGTTTGCATCAGTTCATTGTAAGCAAATTCATAAACACCTTGGGGCTTAAAACCCAAAATTTGCTGATAAAATCTACTCGCTTCAATAAAAGCATTTTGAGATAATTCCCCCAAAACAACCTCAGGCTTTAAAATAAGAGAACTTAAAATTCCGCTTGCATTTGTGCTTGCATTTTCAAAAAGCTTTGTGTTTTTTTCAAAAATTTCTATCTCAAAACCCCTTAGCGAAAGTTCATAAGCAAGACTTGCGGCACTGATTCCAGCACCAATTATAGCAAGTTTTTTACCTTTAAAATCTTTTTTAACGCGTGAAAAATAAGCTTCTTTGCATTCAAATTCAAAGCCCTTAAAACACGCTTTAATCATTTCTCTTTTTTTGAAGCCTTTAACTTTTTGCACTTCAAAATTATATTTTTTAAGATTTTTTTGCAAAAAACTTGATGCAGAAAAGGTAAGAATTTGGGTATTTATCTTAGAAAGCCTTGCGATTTCTTTAATGATTTCTTCATCAAACATTGTTTTATTCTTGCTTGGAGAAAAACCGTCTAAAAACCAAACATCAGCTTTAAAATCAAGCTCTTTTAAAGAAAATACAGCATCTTTAAATACAAGATCTAAAAAACAATCCTTGAAATAAAAACGATAATATCCTTCTTTATTTTTAGGATAAAACTCTAAAAACAGCTCCAAAAGCTCTTTAAATTCTTCATAAAGATTTAATCTTTTATAGCATTCTCTTAAAAGCTCTTTATCAATATAAAAATTTTCCAAACTTACATAAAACAATCTTTTAGGGCGTTTAGTGGAATTTAAAAAGCGTTTTAAGCTTAGAAAAAAATTCAAACCTATGCCAAAACCTAGTTCAGCGATAATAAAATTTTCATCTTCTGTAAATTCAAAGGCTTGCGTGTATACAAATTTACTCTCATTTACTCCATCTTTGGAATTAAAATAAAAATCATCAAAATCTAAAGAAAAAGGAGTATTATCCTTAAAAATCAAACGAGCTTTTTGCATTAGTAGTTATTGCGAAAATAATTTTCTACGCCATCTGCGATACCATCTGCTAAGGAATTTTGGAAATTTTTATTTGCAATTCTTTTTCCTTCATCAGGATGAGTAATATAGCCAATTTCTATCAACACAGCAGGCATTTGAGCACCGACTAAAACCCAAAATGGTGCTTCTCTCACTCCGCCATCACTGACTTTATATTTTGTTCTTATAGATTTTAAAGCCCCTTTTTGGATATCTATAGCAAGCTTATTTGATGCAATAATTTTTTCACGATTTAAAAAATTTAAAAAAGTTTGCTTGGAAAAATAATTCATTTCTTCGACATCAGATTGATTTTCAAGCTCTGCAGCTTTTTTACTTCTTTCGCTTCTGGCCGGACTTAAGAAAAATGTTTCAAAACCTTGAGTGCTTTTTGCTTTTTCTTTAGGCACTGCATTTGCATGCACTGAAATAAACAAATCTGCATTTTTATCATTTGCAAATTTAGTTCTATCTCTTAAATTAATAAATTTATCCTTATTTCGCGTATAAAAAACTTTATAGCCTCGTTTTTTAAGCTCATCTCCAATTTTTAAGGAAAGATTTAATACTACATTTTTTTCTTGCAAACGATTACCCAAAGCTCCGCTATCCTTACCGCCATGCCCTGCATCAATTACTATAATTTTATTTGCTTTAAAATTCTTAGACACGGTCGTTTTTTGTTCTAAATTTTTACTGCTTTGTTCTTCAAGCTCATAGCTTAATTCTAAATTTGTATCGTTTAATTTTTCTTTTGGTTTTTGATTTAAAGTAGAATTTAAAACCACTCTTACTGTGCTTGGATTAAATTGCGCTACAGTTATACTATCGCTTTTATTTAAAGTAAAATTTTTTCTTTTTCCTTTTAGCGT
This genomic interval from Campylobacter sp. CCS1377 contains the following:
- a CDS encoding HyaD/HybD family hydrogenase maturation endopeptidase — encoded protein: MKFLVLGIGNIMFADEGLGVHLCKLLEKNYKFTHKTHILDFVDGGTLALQLSYIIAEYDKMIVLDCIDADDGKIGDVFFFPYDAMPKKINWSGSAHEVEMLQTLQYVELMGDLPQTQILACIPKRIEAMSFTLSKEIVTASKIMEKTFLDYIKKEGFDYDKIANHSLEELAEISYKSF
- the cybH gene encoding Ni/Fe-hydrogenase, b-type cytochrome subunit encodes the protein MQNQEEKLQRKAEYEFSIGLRLTHWIRAVAIVILVGTGFYLSYVFQSPISNGEPVNFMQAKYRLAHQVAGFVLIACVIFKIYLFFFDKLSHKERVSVRDIFSPKLWIEQIKFYLFLGKHPHLKGVYNPLQFVTYFFFYIIIMGIIVTGLILYTHVYHEGLGGFLYGILRPIEAMMGGLAEVRTLHRILMWIIIIFVFVHIYMAIFNAIKGRNGALDAIVSGYKFEKKEEKN
- a CDS encoding nickel-dependent hydrogenase large subunit — translated: MSQRIIVDPITRIEGHLRVEVVVDENNVVKEAYAGSTLWRGIETIVKGRDPRDAGFMTQRICGVCTFSHYKAGIVAVENALGITPPLNALLTRTLMNAALFLHDHIVHFYQLHGLDWADVVSALSADVKKASDEAFKYTPNPYATGADKLLEVQQRLKAFVDKGNLGPFANAYYGHPTYRLTPEQNLIVLSHYLECLRIQRIIAQCMAIFGAKNPHPQSLTVGGVTCVMDLLSPSRMGEYMEKFKEVQDFVNRAYYPDLVMAGKAYANEASVLNDIGVNNLYTFQEFQLGKNEWLFESGIIKNGDISKVYEVEEDKITEEATHSWYKDNEALHPYDGKTNPNYTGLVEGESIDHHGKNVTSKVFDTKGKYSWIKAPRYEGNPMQVGPLANIVVNYAKGNKNVIPVVDEFLKETGLPLNAVFSTLGRTAARCIEAKIVANNALRAFNNLVENLKVDESTCAPYVIDNTKEYKGRYMGHVPRGTLSHWCRIKNGVIENWQAVVPSTWNASPKDANGIGGSYEQCLIGLKIADVKQPLEIIRKIHSYDPCIACAVHVMDTKGNNLSEYKVNVNL
- a CDS encoding hydrogenase small subunit, whose protein sequence is MLDFHHLQTRLNELEKLPSLKNDSSITQALEKSGFTRRDFMKWAGAMTAFLALPASLTPMVAKAAELADRLPVVWLHMAECTGCSESLLRSDTPTIDSLIFDYISLEYHETIMAAAGWQAEENLESAIEKYKNKYILMVEGGIPMGDTEHFLTIGPHGKTGYELSKMASENALAIFAIGTCSSFGGIQAARPNPSNAQPLSKVTSKTVINVPGCPPSEKNIVGNVLHYLLFGELPALDVYNRPKWAYGLRIHDLCERRGHFDAGEFVQSFGDEGAKNGYCLYKVGCKGPYTFNNCSRERFNQHTSWPIQAGHGCIGCSEPNFWDTMGPFEEPMASHKFDTVFGLGADSVSDKIGIGVLTLTGVAIAAHAVIASMKKNEE
- the mnmC gene encoding bifunctional tRNA (5-methylaminomethyl-2-thiouridine)(34)-methyltransferase MnmD/FAD-dependent 5-carboxymethylaminomethyl-2-thiouridine(34) oxidoreductase MnmC — protein: MQKARLIFKDNTPFSLDFDDFYFNSKDGVNESKFVYTQAFEFTEDENFIIAELGFGIGLNFFLSLKRFLNSTKRPKRLFYVSLENFYIDKELLRECYKRLNLYEEFKELLELFLEFYPKNKEGYYRFYFKDCFLDLVFKDAVFSLKELDFKADVWFLDGFSPSKNKTMFDEEIIKEIARLSKINTQILTFSASSFLQKNLKKYNFEVQKVKGFKKREMIKACFKGFEFECKEAYFSRVKKDFKGKKLAIIGAGISAASLAYELSLRGFEIEIFEKNTKLFENASTNASGILSSLILKPEVVLGELSQNAFIEASRFYQQILGFKPQGVYEFAYNELMQTRFDLQKDNVLFQICDNRAFLEDGGVIEPKTIVSELLRLSGAKIHFGYEFMHFTKDDNKFSLHFNTQNSKSGFDILIYASGADTKKILSYEAMNLSKVRGQVTLLKPFLDTKFALSSKAYITPIKNDLQLIGATYDRLNEDINPTQKDNEENIQNIKEFLQGNEKLVVQGAKVAFRSYSSDRFAIIGPAYDEEFYKKSYKALLWTKDKPQILPQNIENLYLDFAHGSRGFSTAILGARYICALICNEPLGLFKSFTHAIHPARFLIRKLKKGL